GCGGGTGCAACGGGAAGTCAAAAGTATTGCACGTTACTCTGGGCAGGGGATCAGAGTGTTAATTGGAGCCTAGATGATGGACTTGCTTCGACAATTCCTGCAGCTTTATCAGCAGGAATGACTGGGAATGGATTAAGTCATAGTGATATAGGTGGATATACTAGTTTGTATGGAAATATTCGCTCCAAAGAGTTATTCATGCGCTGGGCAGAAATGGGGAGTTTTTTACCTTTTATGCGTACACATGAAGGAAATCGCCCGTCCGAAAATTTTCAAGTGTACGATGATGATGAAGCTATAGATCATTTTGCAAAATGCACTAATGTATTTGTTGATTTAACGGAATATCGTCATAAAATTATTGAAGAAAATGCAACTAAGGGAACTCCAGTTCAAAGACCGTTATTTATGCAGTATGAAAAAGATGATGAAGCTTATGAGGTTCAGTATGAGTACTTATTTGGACCAGATGTTTTGGTTGCACCGGTATATGAAGAAGGTAGGACAGATTGGTCTGTCTATCTACCAAATGATGAATGGATTCATCTTTGGAGTGGTAAAGAATATTCTGGTGGAGAAGTGAATATTGATTCACCATTAGGAAGAATTCCAGTATTTTATCGTAAAAAGTCTCGATTTAGCGATTTATTTAAAAGCATAACTAAAAAATATCAATAATTATGTTACGTGTGGTGCTAGTTTGTAACATTTAGAAATTTAACAAAAAAGTCCAACCCAGTTAGACTCATAAGTGACAAAACTTAAAAGGAGTAATAACTGTGTTGAACCACCTCAAGTTTAAGCAAAATCGTCACGAATTACAAGTTAGTTTCCATTACTTTTACCAGTTATGTTCATTGCTTTATCAGCGTTATTGTCCGCGTAGCGTCATTGAGCGGCGCAACGTTGAACATACTAAAATTACTGATATTAAACTTTTAGCTTTACTGTGCTTACAAGTCACACTGGGAATTCAATCGCAACGCCGCTTCTATTATCTGATGGCAGCGTTTATGCCGCGGCAAATGGTGGTATCACGTTCACGTTTCAACCGCCGCGCGCAACAATTACTGGCAGTAGTCAATGCCATTCGCTCAGGTATCACTAAGGATTATGCTCATTCGGGCGACCTAGCGATTATCGACAGTTTACCCAACCCACTATGTGCCAAAGTTCGTAATTTCAGAGTTAGAATTTTTGCTGGGAAGGCCAACATTGGCTATAATGCCACCAAGAAAATGCCATTTTATGGGTTTAAAACCCACATGGTCGTCACGGCTAATGGCTATATTCTGAATTATGTGATCACGGCAGCCTCAGTTCATGATGCTAAGGTAGCGCCTGAGCTAATTAGCGGTTGTCCTTGTCCCAATATTTTGGCCGATGTTGGTTATGTTGGGAAAAAACTCAAGACCAGTTTTAGGGCCCTAGGCTATAACTTATGGACGCCTTATCGTTCTAATATGAAAGGTGCTAAACAGCATAATAAGCGTCAACTCAAGGCGTTACGGCGGACAATAGAGTCACGCTTTTCAATTTTAGCCCAGCAATTTGGGATTGAAACCAATCTCACCCGTAGTCTATTTGGTTTTCAATTAAAGATTGAATTGACGATATTGGTATACAATTTAGGCTTTTTTGATTTTATGACGAACTAGCACCACGCGTAATTATGTTATTTGAAAGTAGGTCGTAATGGATAATATAATAATTTCTATCGCGATTTTTTGTTTGGTTATTATCTGTTCCAATATAATTCAGGGAATTACTGGGTTTGCAGGTACTTTAATAGCAATGCCATTTTTAATTATGTTAGTGGATTTAGAAACTGCCAAGCAGGTTTTAAATCTACTAGGAATTTTGGCAAGTTTGATGATTGTTGTTAAAGACTATAAATTAATAAAAAAAAAGCAACTTCTAATAATTCTATTTTGGATGACAATAGGGCTAATCATAGGAATGATAATTTACAAAATTGCACCTAGAAGAATATTGTTAATTATTTTTCCGCTATTTGTTTTAGCAGTAGGTATTAAAGGTATTTTGAAAAATAATAATGGGACTACGGTTGACTCAAATAATGATAAGACAACAATTATCGATGCCCTTTTGTTATTATTTGCAGGGATCATACACGGTTTATTTGTAGCAGGTGGGCCATTATTAGTTATTTATGCCACAGAAAAAATAATGGAAAAGAATTCTTTTCGTGTGACATTATCTGCAGTTTGGATTTTTCTAAATAGTATTATGTTGATTCAAGCGATTACAGCCAATACTATAACAGTTTCAATATCAAAATATATGTTAATTTCGATTATACCAATGTTTGCTGGTGTAATTATTGGTAATTATCTGCTAACTAAGTTAAGTCAACGATTTTTTATGAAGTTATCATATACACTATTGATTTTGTCAGGTATTAGTTTATTGCTGTAACTCTATTTTATTTACACGCGCGTTTTATAATCAAGTTAGCCAAATACTTTTAGCTAATTGATAAAATAAAAAACACCAAGACAAATCTCTGTTATCATTGATGTTCCTACACAAACAATGAAAGAGGTTATTGTCTTGATGCAAGAACAGAATACCACAGTCAGAAAAAAAGGTCAGCACCTAACTTCGTTTGAACGAGGCAGAATTGCTACGCTGCACAGCCAAGGCTATTCCAATCGTGCAATTGCCAGAGCGCTTAATGTTTGTCATCAAACAATCAATAATGAATTGTGCCGCGGCGAGATCGACCAAGTAAAAAAAGTGAATGGTCAACGCCAATATTACGCTGTATACTCACCAGAAACAGCACAAGCTAAGTACGAAGCTAATCGAGCCCACTGTCATCGGCCTTTGAAACTCGTCGGTGTCGCTGATTTTATCGACTATTTTACGACTCATTTGCGTCAAGATGGTTGGTCGCCTGATGCAGCAGTAGGACGGGCCAAACTTGAAGGCTTATATCAACCTGAGGAGATGGTCTCGACCAAGACGCTATACCACTATATTGATGCCCAGTTACTTGAAGTCCGTAATCTTGATCTACTCGAAAAAACGCGCCACCGTGCTAAACATCATCACTCGATCAAGCACAAGCGTCTGGCCGGACGGAGTATTGATGAACGGCCTAAAAGTATCGACCAGCGCCAAGAGTTCGGCCATTTCGAATTGGACACCGTGGTGGGCAAGCGCAACGGTCAAGAGAGTGTGATCTTAACGCTGATCGAGCGTCAATCCCGCTGCCAAATTCTACGTTTGATCGATGGTCGTGATGCCGATTCAGTCAACTATGAGCTGGCCAAGATCTGTCAAGAATACGGATCAATCATGAAGTCAGTTACTGCCGATAATGGCGCTGAGTTCTCGGAAGTTGGCGCTGTACTTACCGGTGTCGCTGACCTTTATTATGCCCATCCATATCGTTCCTCTGAGCGTGGGACTAACGAAGCGCATAATCGAATGATCCGCCGCGATGTACCCAAGGGTCTATCCATGGATATTTTGGGTCCTCATGATATCCAAGCAGTTGAGTCAAAGCTAAACAATTTACCGCGCCGGCAAACTGGCTATCAAACACCCAAAGAGCTTTTCTCCGCTGCTTCCGCCGGTTAAGTTAAGTCCATAAAATATGAATATTAATGAAAATACTGATTTAATAGGATTTATCGTGTGGCTAATTTGTTCTTGCAATTTGGGTATTTTATTTACATCTCTCATCATGATAATTCTAAAAGTTATGGAAAGGATGAACTTTAATGGATATTAAAGCACAGAATGTTGAGGAGCCAACGGAATTTCCAAAGGTTCTTAGTTTGAAAGAGAAGATTGCCTATGGTGTGGGTGATTTAGGCAATAATTTTCTATTCGATATGGGTCAATTATATTTACTGAAATATTTCACGGATGTTATTGGGCTGCCCGCAGCGGCAGCAGGCGGTGTTTTTGCTATTGCAAAGATATGGGATGCTTTTGCAGATATAACGGTCGGCACTTGGGTGGATAATCGAAAAAAAATTGGAAAACGGGGTAAATTTCGACCGTTTATATTATGGGCATCATTGCCTTTGGCGCTATTGTTGATTGCAAACTTTGCTGTACCAGACTTTTCTATTACAGGTAAACTGATTTGGTCGTATATTACCTATATGATTTTTGGTACTGTTTATAGTATTTCAAATGTGCCGTTTGGATCAATGCAACCGTCAATGACAAAGAATAGCGATGAAAGATCTGAATTGGCCTCTTGGCGTAATATAGGTTCTAATTCAGGTGTTTTAATTGCGACTGTTGCATTTATGCCTATTGTATTAATGTTTCCAACTGAGAAAATTGGTTATACTATTACAGTCGTCTTTTTTGCTATTGCTGGTGTAGCTTGTCAGTTATTTTGTTATAAAAACGTTAAAGAGAATTATCAAGTATTACCTAAGGATCCAGTGGGTGAGAAGCGTAGCATTAGAGAAATATTTTCAGGATATAAAGCAGTATTTAAAAATGGTCCATTATTAATTCTCTGCTTGGCCAATTTATTTACGTTTTCTGCTTACAATGTTAAATTAGCAGTTCAATTCTATTTTGCGCAATATGTATTACATGATATAAAAATTGTTTCCTATATGAGCTTTTTCACAGTTGGTTTTTCAATTTTAGCAGCAGTAGTAATGCCGTCAATTGTGAAAAAAATTGGGAAAAAACATACTTATATTTTAGGAAGCCTTATCTGGCTTATTTCTGATTTAATTGGATTCTTTGTAACTAACTCAGGACTGACATTTGCAATTTTTACAAGCATCTCATATTTTGGTAATGGTATTCTTACTGCTTTGAATTGGGCGCTTATTTCTGATGTTGTGGAATATGGGGAATGGAAAACGCACGTTCGTTCAGAAGGAATTGTTTATTCTTCATATACTTATTTTCGCAAGTTAGCAACGGCCGCTGCTGGTTTTATCCCAGGCGTGATTCTGTCTGTTGTTGGGTATGTTCCTAATCATGAACAAACAGCACAGGCACTACTAGGTATTAGAGGAATTACCTTTATTTATCCTGTTATTGGTGCGGCACTTACAATAATATTAATGTTGTTTTATCCAATTACTGAACAGAAGTATTCTGAAATTATTGCAGAATTGAGAACAAGACACCAAAATGATTGATAAAAAATGAGTATATTCAATTAACTAGGTATAAATTGTCCCTAATGAGGAATGGTAATATGATTAAAACCGATATAGCTACAAATTTAATTAATGAGATTGAACATTTATTAGGCCAGGCAAATGAACTTTGCAACTCAGTAGTCATGAATAATACGCTAATTCAAAGCCGATTAATTCTTCTAAAGTTGCAGGAGCTTATTGTTGATACGGATAATGATCAACTTATGAAGGCGTTTATTGAGTTTTGTGCATCATTTGATAAATACAGTGATGAAGCTTTTATTATTATAAACGAGCCTTTATTTCGTGATTATGATAATTTTAATAATAGATTCAAGGAGTTTATGTCTGCTTCTAAAGAGCTCAGGATATCCTTATAATCTTACTATGGCTGTTGAAGTGAGTATAGCAGTTTAGTCAAAATGAAGGAACCATATGTTGTTTTTAGTGTTAGCCTTGGATATAAAATTAGGATACTAATGAATAAATAGGAGTCCCTTAATTTTAATGTTAAGGGGCTCCTATTATTTTCTGACTATTGATAAAAGTGATAATCACTCAAATTTTATAATGTAATTAATACTTATTTTTAGGATATGCAGGTGCGTAATTCTTAATCTTCGTTTTTCTCCAACGCTTCCCACAAGCCATTAAGATACGTAATACCAAGCGCACGATCATACAATCCATATCCAGGTCGACCATCTTCACCCCAAATATTGGGAGTGTCAAGAAGTTTGTGTAAATGAAAATCCCTTCTCCTGGCAAAATAATGTATTAATCGAAAAGTGATTCTAACGTGTCTTTGACTTGACCAAATCCGCGATGGCTACGATTGAAGTACTTTTCGTTATAGCTTATGACTTGAACTCCAATGAAATTGTCTAAAGATTTTTCGTTTGGAAATTGTTCCTTTGGTTTGGTCTTGCGTTTGATTCTTTTGTTCAGTGATTCTAAGATATTGGTTGAATAAATTGTTGGTCGAATGGCCGGGGGAAAACTCAGGAAAGCTAATAGTTCATTTTCAATGGATTTAAGTTGCTGGATCAGATTGGAATACGATTTCCCCCATGCACCATAAAAATCATTTAAGATCTTGTGTGCTGCAGTTACATCGGTCGCTGAATGCAACTCTTTAAAGTCATTTAAGATCGCCTCACGATCTTTTAAACGCACATGCGAACCAATATTGCGCATAACATGTACTAGGCATCTTTGAAATTTAGCTTTCGGGAAAGCGTGCAATAATGCTGGCTGCAGACCAACCATTCCATCTGCAATGATCAACTGGACTTGTTCTAATCCACGTTTTTTAAGATCTTCTGCCATTTCTGACCAAACTCCTGCATTTTCACTTGGAGCGATTCGATAATCAAGAACTTCTTTGATGCCGACAGATGTAATACCTAAAGCAATATAGACCGCTTCTCTTTGAACTTAATCGCGGCGCAAAGGTAAGTAAGTTGCATCTAAGAAAAGACAAACATAGTTTGCCTTAATAGTTCGTTGATGAAAAGCTTCAATCTGTTTTGTTACCTGAGCAGTGATATTAGAAACAGTAGTAGGTGAATACTAAGAGCCATACATTTTTTCAATCAAATCTGTAATTTCACGGGTCGTAACGCCCTTGGAATAAAGCTGAATGATTGTTGTTGCTAAAGCGTCCTGACGACGAGAATAGGCTGGA
This is a stretch of genomic DNA from Loigolactobacillus coryniformis subsp. coryniformis KCTC 3167 = DSM 20001. It encodes these proteins:
- a CDS encoding IS982 family transposase; the encoded protein is MLNHLKFKQNRHELQVSFHYFYQLCSLLYQRYCPRSVIERRNVEHTKITDIKLLALLCLQVTLGIQSQRRFYYLMAAFMPRQMVVSRSRFNRRAQQLLAVVNAIRSGITKDYAHSGDLAIIDSLPNPLCAKVRNFRVRIFAGKANIGYNATKKMPFYGFKTHMVVTANGYILNYVITAASVHDAKVAPELISGCPCPNILADVGYVGKKLKTSFRALGYNLWTPYRSNMKGAKQHNKRQLKALRRTIESRFSILAQQFGIETNLTRSLFGFQLKIELTILVYNLGFFDFMTN
- a CDS encoding sulfite exporter TauE/SafE family protein; this translates as MDNIIISIAIFCLVIICSNIIQGITGFAGTLIAMPFLIMLVDLETAKQVLNLLGILASLMIVVKDYKLIKKKQLLIILFWMTIGLIIGMIIYKIAPRRILLIIFPLFVLAVGIKGILKNNNGTTVDSNNDKTTIIDALLLLFAGIIHGLFVAGGPLLVIYATEKIMEKNSFRVTLSAVWIFLNSIMLIQAITANTITVSISKYMLISIIPMFAGVIIGNYLLTKLSQRFFMKLSYTLLILSGISLLL
- a CDS encoding IS30 family transposase; the protein is MQEQNTTVRKKGQHLTSFERGRIATLHSQGYSNRAIARALNVCHQTINNELCRGEIDQVKKVNGQRQYYAVYSPETAQAKYEANRAHCHRPLKLVGVADFIDYFTTHLRQDGWSPDAAVGRAKLEGLYQPEEMVSTKTLYHYIDAQLLEVRNLDLLEKTRHRAKHHHSIKHKRLAGRSIDERPKSIDQRQEFGHFELDTVVGKRNGQESVILTLIERQSRCQILRLIDGRDADSVNYELAKICQEYGSIMKSVTADNGAEFSEVGAVLTGVADLYYAHPYRSSERGTNEAHNRMIRRDVPKGLSMDILGPHDIQAVESKLNNLPRRQTGYQTPKELFSAASAG
- a CDS encoding glycoside-pentoside-hexuronide (GPH):cation symporter, with the translated sequence MDIKAQNVEEPTEFPKVLSLKEKIAYGVGDLGNNFLFDMGQLYLLKYFTDVIGLPAAAAGGVFAIAKIWDAFADITVGTWVDNRKKIGKRGKFRPFILWASLPLALLLIANFAVPDFSITGKLIWSYITYMIFGTVYSISNVPFGSMQPSMTKNSDERSELASWRNIGSNSGVLIATVAFMPIVLMFPTEKIGYTITVVFFAIAGVACQLFCYKNVKENYQVLPKDPVGEKRSIREIFSGYKAVFKNGPLLILCLANLFTFSAYNVKLAVQFYFAQYVLHDIKIVSYMSFFTVGFSILAAVVMPSIVKKIGKKHTYILGSLIWLISDLIGFFVTNSGLTFAIFTSISYFGNGILTALNWALISDVVEYGEWKTHVRSEGIVYSSYTYFRKLATAAAGFIPGVILSVVGYVPNHEQTAQALLGIRGITFIYPVIGAALTIILMLFYPITEQKYSEIIAELRTRHQND